From Chryseobacterium camelliae:
TAGGTGATCCAGCCCTGTACATATTCTGAGGCATAGAGCTTGTAATCTTTGGTAGGAATGATGACCCCGTCGATGATATTCTGAAGCTCCTCTACGCGGCCTTTTGTCTTAATGACCAGTTCTTTGACATTGCTGATAGCGGCCGTAATCTCTTCCAGTTCTTTTCTGAGTATACTGATCTTTTCGGTCAGGAATACAATGTTTTTCTTCCGGATTTCCACTTCATTTCTGATCTTATCCCGTTCGCGGTGTTCCTTCATTACAAAATCGAAAACCAGTCCCCAGATGATATAGACAATAAAGCCGGCAAAGATGATTCCCCAAAACTGATTCTTGGTAAAAGCAATTTTAAGGTCAAAAGGCGGTGTCTGGAACGTCTTGTTCAGATCGTACAGTTTGGACTCAATTTCATAGGCCAGAATGACGTCAAATACAAAAGTAACAACAAACAGGAGGCCCAGTTTAATGTAATTAGTCCTGTTTTTATTTTCACCGAACATATGGATCAGAAAGCCCAAACCTAAAAATACAAACGGAATCAGGGTAACAAAGGCACCTTCCAGAAGTCCGTCATTCCATGCTTTGCTCAACGCTCTGGCATCGAGCACATTCTGGATGATGGTTGTATTGGGATCGAAATCCCTGAAAAATGCTGAATAAGAGGTGGAAATATAAAATGTGAAAAGATAGAGGGTAATCGGAATGAGAA
This genomic window contains:
- a CDS encoding coiled-coil domain-containing protein, with translation MFKLKSLPVIAPEEPEVPEEKQEQDAESAEESRKRTYHEAGYRDSARTFGNHSTLSICLDAVYSKFQNEEKEMEEKQGKLKESYINEQKNRETEIKALNVSQDTKEEQLRKKEDEIKEVQKTIETLNEEIIDLPRNPEKYNVKATRGASAKFWIGLILLIPITLYLFTFYISTSYSAFFRDFDPNTTIIQNVLDARALSKAWNDGLLEGAFVTLIPFVFLGLGFLIHMFGENKNRTNYIKLGLLFVVTFVFDVILAYEIESKLYDLNKTFQTPPFDLKIAFTKNQFWGIIFAGFIVYIIWGLVFDFVMKEHRERDKIRNEVEIRKKNIVFLTEKISILRKELEEITAAISNVKELVIKTKGRVEELQNIIDGVIIPTKDYKLYASEYVQGWITYIGEKIAVSKTEKQSLIESCIETYNTNLDLVGANEKSQNSVYISAL